A genomic segment from Capra hircus breed San Clemente chromosome 15, ASM170441v1, whole genome shotgun sequence encodes:
- the LOC102185763 gene encoding olfactory receptor 10W1-like, with product MEFVFLAYPSQSELRVSSFLGVSLVYTWVITGNVLIMVAIQTEARLHRPMYYLLGSLSGVEISYTAVVVPHILANILGLEKTITLLGCATQMGFFVGRGSADCFLLASMAYDCHAAVCHPLQYPLIMPPTLCARLVVASVALGLCLSSQRVAFVFSLPLCPARGVRHYYCDVPPVRCLVCAQSHRHEQSVLVAATLAIAVPLLLIAASYASLVASVLRAHSASGRRAFSTCSSHLAVVLLQYGCCTFMYLRPSSSYHPEQDRFVSLVYTLGTPLLNPFVYTLRNSEMKGTIARVLTRNRLPQEKLQVLSFLRVSLVYTRVITRNVLIMVAIQTEARLHTPIYYLLGSLSGVEIGYTAVVVPTSWPTSYGAFEKNV from the exons ATGGAATTCGTGTTCCTGGCCTATCCCTCCCAGTCAGAGCTGCGCGTCTCGTCCTTCCTTGGGGTCAGCCTGGTTTATACATGGGTCATCACCGGGAATGTCCTCATCATGGTGGCCATCCAGACGGAAGCCCGCCTCCACAGGCCCATGTACTATCTTCTGGGCAGCCTCTCAGGAGTAGAAATCAGCTACACTGCTGTGGTGGTGCCCCACATCCTGGCCAACATCCTAGGGTTGGAGAAGACCATCACCCTGCTGGGCTGTGCCACTCAGATGGGCTTCTTTGTGGGACGGGGCAGTGCCGACTGCTTCCTCTTGGCTTCCATGGCCTACGACTGCCACGCTGCTGTCTGCCACCCCCTGCAGTACCCTCTCATCATGCCTCCGACGCTTTGCGCCCGCTTGGTGGTGGCCTCCGTGGCCCTCGGCCTCTGCCTGTCCTCCCAGCGGGTGGCCTTTGTCTTCTCTCTGCCCCTCTGCCCAGCTCGGGGCGTTCGGCACTATTACTGCGACGTGCCCCCAGTGAGGTGTCTAGTTTGTGCCCAGAGCCACAGGCATGAACAGTCAGTGCTGGTGGCGGCCACACTGGCCATCGCGGTGCCTCTCCTCCTGATCGCCGCCTCCTACGCCTCCCTCGTGGCCAGCGTGCTCCGGGCCCACTCGGCCTCGGGCCGCCGGGCTTTTtccacctgctcctcccacctcGCGGTAGTCCTGCTGCAGTATGGCTGCTGCACCTTCATGTACCTGCGGCCTAGCTCCAGCTACCACCCGGAGCAGGATCGGTTCGTCTCCCTAGTGTACACACTGGGGACCCCATTGCTGAACCCGTTTGTCTACACCCTGAGGAACAGTGAGATGAAAGGCACCATAGCAAGAGTTCTTACCAGGAATCGCCTCCCCCAGGAAa AGCTGCAGGTCTTGTCCTTCCTTAGGGTCAGCCTGGTTTATACACGGGTCATCACCAGGAATGTCCTCATCATGGTGGCCATCCAGACCGAAGCCCGCCTCCACACGCCCATATACTATCTCCTGGGCAGCCTCTCGGGAGTGGAAATTGGCTACACTGCTGTGGTGGTGCCCACCTCCTGGCCAACATCCTACG